A section of the Acipenser ruthenus chromosome 39, fAciRut3.2 maternal haplotype, whole genome shotgun sequence genome encodes:
- the LOC131707336 gene encoding hatching enzyme 1.2-like, with protein sequence MALSSLDGHTFGWVYISPCAGVLKHQAKRKDESPELLRTLQQQMKMDHKLVLATLALLLSVSHGKPLKGDHSGKGQRERRSPGIPEDKDVFSIILEANKGIKEHLMEGDIVVSNSRNAMNCPDNSCFWPKASDGFVYVPYTISSEYSAKEKDIISSAFPDFEAQTCIKFKQRTTEKDYINISPQNGCWSNIGKYKGVQQVSLSKGGCVYKATAQHELIHALGFFHEQSRPDRDSYVRINWQYIPADQVSNFYKQDINTLGMPYDYTSIMHYGRDAFSNTTGKFTIVPIPDETVEIGQRIAMSPRDIQKINMLYGCSKSMQCGGILTAVSGTLTSPNYPLEYPVNTDCMWIINAPKGYKVSLTISSFDVEYSEDCSYDYLTLRDGPVTTSPVQQTYCGSEPIPSFTSSGNAAVVQFHSDGSDVGTGFSAKYKFVAE encoded by the exons ATGGCTTTAAGCTCCCTTGACGGACACACCTTTGGCTGGGTGTATATAAGCCCATGCGCAGGTGTGCTGAAGCATCAAGCGAAGAGGAAAGACGAATCTCCTGAGCTTCTCAGAACATTGCAGCAGCAGATGAAGATGGATCACAAACTGGTGCTCGCCACTTTAGCACTGCTGCTCAGTGTCTCACACGGCAAGCCTCTGAAG GGGGACCACAGCGGAAAAG GTCAAAGAGAAAGACGTAGCCCAGGGATCCCTGAAGATAAGGATGTCTTCAGCATCATCTTAGAAGCCAATAAAG GAATCAAAGAGCATCTGATGGAGGGTGACATTGTCGTGTCAAACTCCAGGAACGCCATGAACTGCCCGGACAACTCCTGCTTTTGGCCGAAGGCCTCTGATGGATTTGTTTACGTGCCTTATACTATCTCCAGTGAATACA GTGCTAAAGAGAAGGACATAATCTCCAGCGCATTCCCAGACTTCGAAGCACAGACCTGCATCAAATTTAAACAGCGAACTACAGAAAAAGACTACATAAATATCAGTCCTCAGAACGG CTGCTGGTCCAATATTGGAAAGTATAAAGGCGTTCAGCAAGTGTCCCTGTCAAAGGGAGGCTGTGTTTACAAAGCCACGGCTCAACATGAGCTCATCCATGCACTAGGCTTCTTTCACGAGCAGAGCAGACCTGACCGCGACAGCTATGTCAGAATCAACTGGCAGTACATCCCAGCAG ACCAAGTTTCGAACTTTTACAAGCAGGACATTAATACCTTGGGCATGCCATACGACTACACCTCCATCATGCACTATGGAAG AGATGCTTTCTCAAATACAACCGGAAAGTTCACTATTGTACCCATTCCAGATGAAACGGTAGAAATCGGACAGAGAATAGCAATGTCTCCGAGAGATATTCAAAAGATCAATATGCTTTATGGCTGCAGTAAATCCA TGCAATGCGGAGGCATACTGACTGCTGTGAGTGGAACACTGACATCTCCCAATTATCCACTGGAATATCCCGTTAATACAGACTGCATGTGGATCATCAACGCCCCTAAAGGGTACAAG GTCTCGCTTACCATCAGTTCCTTTGATGTGGAGTATTCTGAGGATTGTTCCTACGACTATCTCACTCTCCGAGATGGACCCGTGACTACCTCCCCTGTACAGCAAACCTACTGTGGCTCTGAACCCATTCCCTCCTTCACCTCCAGTGGAAACGCTGCCGTGGTTCAGTTCCACAGTGACGGCTCAGATGTGGGGACGGGATTCTCAGCCAAGTATAAGTTTG TTGCAGAATGA
- the LOC131696807 gene encoding zinc finger protein 3-like, translating into MESVPIKEEDIELDAVHIKEEDIELDAVHIKEEDIELDAVHIKEEDIELDAVHIKEEDIELDAVHIKEEDIELDAVHIKEEDTEVDAVHIKEEDTELDAVHIKEEDTELDAVHIKEEDIELDAVHIKEEATELDAVSIKEEASRIAEDVSDLGRIHVIEDSPTLEWGHIKEERASPSDTHNAADLGLSVEKPHIPGPEQVHMQGGGFESAHTRENHSNPNQGFKRHMTSTGSRSVDQAHDEEPPPSCRISSTGAQYLQRHGKKEEHQCTECGKSFSQTESPKPHRADTGDPPYHCPECGDSFIQLGNLRSHQRIHTVEVQLRCPACRKTARDSGHLGIQQQQQPAPRETPYSCPECGESFSAAVALKLHRRIHTGEKLCLCSLCGKSFSRLQHLHNHQRIHMGETPYHCPACGKSFNQSGALRRHQRIHTGETPYHCMECGRSFIHGGALNMHQRRAHAGKTPYHCPECGEGFSYSYQLNGHACTVGHG; encoded by the exons atggaatctgtccctaTTAAAGAGGAAGACATTGAACTGGatgctgtccacattaaagaggaagacatTGAACTGGatgctgtccacattaaagaggaagacatTGAACTGGatgctgtccacattaaagaggaagacatTGAACTGGatgctgtccacattaaagaggaagacatTGAACTGGatgctgtccacattaaagaggaagacatTGAACTGGatgctgtccacattaaagaggaagacacTGAAGTGGatgctgtccacattaaagaggaagacacTGAACTGGatgctgtccacattaaagaggaagacacTGAACTGGacgctgtccacattaaagaggaagacatTGAACTGGacgctgtccacattaaagaggaagccACTGAACTGGATGCTGTCTCCATTAAAGAGGAAGCAAGCCGCATTGCCGAGGACGTCAGTGACCTGGGACGCATCCACGTCATCGAGGACAGTCCCACGCTGGAATGGGGGCACATTAAAGAGGAGCGCGCCAGTCCCTCAGACACTCACAATGCAGCTGATTTGGGGCTCAGTGTGGAAAAGCCTCACATCCCTGGACCGGAGCAGGTGCACATGCAGGGAGGCGGGTTCGAGAGCGCTCACACGAGGGAGAATCACAGCAACCCTAACCAGGGCTTCAAAAGACACATGACTTCCACTGGGAGCAGATCAG tggatCAGGCTCATGATGAGGAGCCCCCTCCTTCCTGTCGGATCTCCAGCACCGGGGCTCAGTACCTTCAGAGGCACGGAAAGAAGGAAGAGCATCAGTGCACCGagtgtggaaagagtttcagccAGACAGAGAGCCCCAAACCACACAGAGCGGACACAGGGGACCCCCCTTACCACTGCCCTGAGTGTGGAGACAGCTTCATCCAGCTGGGAAACCTCCGATCACACCAGCGCATCCACACGGTGGAGGTGCAGCTCCGCTGCCCAGCCTGCAGGAAGACTGCCCGGGATTCAGGACACCTGGggatccagcagcagcagcagcccgcgCCGCGGGAGACTCCGTACAGCTGTCCGGAGTGCGGGGAGAGCTTCAGTGCAGCCGTGGCCCTCAAACTGCACCGCCGCATTCACACCGGAgagaagctgtgtctgtgcagcctgtgtgggaagagcttcagccGCCTGCAGCACCTGCACaaccaccagcgcattcacatgGGGGAGACCCCGTACCACTGCCCTgcctgtgggaagagcttcaacCAGTCAGGCGCTCTGAGgaggcaccagcgcattcacacgggTGAGACGCCCTATCACTGCATGGAGTGTGGCAGGAGCTTCATTCACGGAGGAGCCCTGAACATGCACCAGCGCCGAGCCCACGCTGGCAAGACCCCCTATCACTGCCCTGAGTGTGGAGAGGGCTTCAGCTACTCCTACCAGCTCAACGGGCATGCCTGCACTGTGGGGCATGGATAG